In a genomic window of Paracoccaceae bacterium:
- a CDS encoding asparaginase has translation MTQAASMVEIWRGDFLESAHSGHAVICDASGDIVQAWGDPEQIVLPRSSSKMIQAIPLIASGAADQARLTTQHLALACASHNGAAIHTERVDAWLKAIDLKDDALRCGPQIPDDRAAREKLICDHESPCQRHNNCSGKHTGFLTLAKHLGAGPEYIDPDHPVQRACLEVFEACTQETSPGYGIDGCSAPNYAATLHGTARAMAHFASAPADSPEARLHEAMRLHPDLVAGEGRACTELMRAMNGKVAIKTGAEGVFIAILPEQKLGLALKILDGTTRASECAVAAILVKLGVLEPDHPATRKRLNAPITNRRDIQTGWVRPAADLA, from the coding sequence ATGACGCAAGCCGCTTCAATGGTCGAAATATGGCGCGGGGACTTTCTGGAAAGTGCGCATTCCGGCCATGCCGTGATCTGTGATGCATCTGGTGACATCGTTCAGGCATGGGGTGATCCGGAGCAGATCGTATTACCACGCAGTTCGTCCAAGATGATTCAGGCGATACCGCTGATCGCATCGGGTGCCGCGGATCAAGCACGCCTGACAACACAACATCTTGCTCTGGCTTGCGCGTCGCACAATGGGGCCGCAATCCATACAGAGCGCGTTGACGCGTGGTTGAAGGCGATTGATTTGAAGGATGATGCACTAAGGTGTGGACCGCAGATACCCGATGACCGGGCTGCGCGCGAAAAACTGATCTGCGATCACGAGAGTCCCTGTCAACGCCACAACAATTGTTCAGGCAAACATACTGGATTTTTGACTCTGGCCAAACACCTTGGTGCCGGCCCTGAATACATTGATCCTGACCATCCAGTGCAACGGGCTTGTCTGGAGGTATTTGAGGCCTGTACGCAAGAGACATCACCCGGCTATGGCATTGACGGCTGCTCAGCGCCAAACTATGCCGCAACCCTTCATGGTACCGCGCGAGCCATGGCGCATTTTGCATCGGCGCCCGCTGACAGCCCTGAGGCGCGACTGCATGAAGCTATGCGTCTGCATCCTGATCTCGTTGCGGGAGAAGGACGCGCATGTACCGAATTAATGCGCGCGATGAACGGAAAGGTAGCCATCAAGACTGGCGCAGAGGGGGTTTTCATCGCCATCCTACCGGAACAGAAATTGGGTCTGGCTCTTAAGATCCTCGATGGGACCACGCGTGCATCAGAATGTGCCGTTGCGGCCATTCTGGTCAAACTGGGTGTTTTAGAACCTGATCACCCAGCGACGCGCAAGCGGCTCAACGCTCCGATCACAAACCGGCGCGACATCCAAACGGGCTGGGTCAGACCTGCGGCAGATCTGGCATGA
- the serB gene encoding phosphoserine phosphatase SerB, translating into MYIATLLTAPSLRNLDPVLVEALRSAWGGTEAVWLAPGEAAEFALGHIPENRWNVWQDLQEQGVDLAVIPAQNRRKRMLLADMDSTMIEQECIDELADEAGIGSKVKDITARAMNGELDFEEALKARVGLLAGLPVTTIEKVLNERITYMPGGDVLLATMKANGAYAALVSGGFTDFTKAVAAKLGFDEDRANTLLSEGSILSGTVGMPILGKQAKVDALQEITMRLGFSDKEVLAVGDGANDLGMLKQAGMGVALHAKSTVAAQCDLRINHGDLTALLYLQGYPKSDFVAA; encoded by the coding sequence ATGTATATTGCCACTTTGTTGACGGCACCTTCCCTTCGAAATCTTGATCCTGTTCTGGTTGAGGCTTTGCGCAGTGCTTGGGGTGGCACTGAGGCGGTTTGGCTTGCCCCAGGAGAAGCCGCAGAATTCGCACTTGGTCATATTCCCGAAAATCGTTGGAATGTATGGCAAGACCTTCAAGAACAAGGTGTCGATCTTGCGGTGATTCCCGCTCAAAACCGTCGCAAAAGGATGCTTTTGGCGGACATGGACAGTACCATGATTGAACAAGAGTGCATCGATGAGTTGGCCGATGAGGCCGGTATTGGAAGCAAAGTCAAAGACATCACTGCGCGCGCGATGAACGGTGAATTGGATTTCGAAGAGGCATTGAAGGCACGTGTTGGCCTTCTGGCGGGCTTACCGGTCACAACGATTGAGAAAGTTTTGAACGAACGCATCACTTACATGCCCGGCGGCGACGTGCTTTTGGCCACTATGAAAGCAAACGGTGCCTATGCGGCGTTGGTATCGGGGGGGTTTACGGATTTCACGAAGGCAGTAGCCGCAAAGCTGGGATTTGACGAGGATCGCGCCAACACGCTTCTGTCTGAAGGCAGCATTCTGAGCGGTACAGTCGGCATGCCGATACTGGGCAAACAGGCCAAGGTCGATGCTTTGCAGGAGATCACAATGCGCCTTGGTTTTTCAGACAAGGAAGTACTTGCAGTAGGGGATGGTGCCAACGATCTTGGTATGTTGAAACAGGCAGGTATGGGTGTGGCGCTGCATGCCAAATCTACTGTTGCTGCGCAGTGCGACCTGCGCATCAATCACGGGGATCTGACGGCTCTGTTGTATCTGCAAGGTTATCCGAAAAGCGATTTCGTGGCCGCGTGA
- a CDS encoding phosphoserine transaminase — protein MAIQQSTSHAGVRKPITRPQNPRFSSGPCAKPPSHDLSKLASAPLGRSHRAAPGKAKLLQAIETTREILGVPAEYRIGIVPASDTGAFEMAMWSLLGERPAQMVAWESFGAGWVTDVAKQLKIEHTVHTAEYGEIVEMTALNYDNDVCFTWNGTTSGVRLPSGDVIPTDRKGLTLCDATSAAFAVDLPWDKLDVTTFSWQKVLGGEAAHGMLILSPRAVERLESYTPTWPLPKIFRLTKGGKLIEGIFKGETINTPSMLCVEDYLQALDWAKSVGGLRGLIARADANTAAIGSFVEDHDWIDFLAIDPATHSNTSVCLKFTNAQIEDGAAFAKAVAKRLADEGVALDIGAYRDAPAGLRIWCGGTVETQDIEAMLPWLAWAFESEIAS, from the coding sequence ATGGCTATACAACAATCGACGTCGCACGCTGGCGTGCGCAAACCAATTACGCGACCTCAAAACCCGCGTTTTTCATCCGGCCCCTGCGCCAAACCCCCCTCTCATGATCTGTCAAAGCTGGCATCCGCGCCACTGGGGCGTTCTCACCGCGCAGCTCCAGGCAAAGCCAAATTGCTGCAGGCAATTGAAACAACGAGAGAAATCCTTGGTGTTCCAGCGGAGTATCGCATTGGCATTGTGCCAGCTTCCGATACGGGCGCCTTTGAGATGGCCATGTGGTCGCTTTTGGGGGAACGCCCAGCGCAGATGGTGGCTTGGGAAAGCTTCGGCGCGGGTTGGGTTACCGATGTAGCCAAACAGCTGAAAATTGAACACACCGTTCATACGGCAGAATACGGCGAAATCGTCGAAATGACGGCGTTGAATTACGACAATGATGTCTGCTTTACTTGGAACGGCACGACCTCCGGAGTGCGTCTGCCATCGGGCGACGTCATACCAACGGACCGCAAAGGGCTGACGCTTTGTGATGCAACCTCCGCAGCATTTGCTGTGGATCTGCCGTGGGACAAATTAGATGTCACGACCTTCAGCTGGCAAAAAGTACTCGGGGGAGAGGCCGCGCATGGCATGCTTATCTTGTCTCCGCGCGCAGTCGAGCGCCTGGAAAGCTATACGCCCACATGGCCGCTGCCCAAAATCTTTCGCCTGACCAAAGGTGGCAAGCTTATTGAGGGCATTTTCAAGGGTGAAACCATTAATACGCCGTCGATGCTCTGCGTTGAAGATTACTTGCAAGCACTCGATTGGGCCAAATCTGTTGGTGGTCTGCGAGGTTTGATAGCCCGTGCTGATGCCAATACGGCCGCAATTGGGTCTTTTGTCGAAGATCATGATTGGATCGATTTTCTTGCCATCGATCCCGCGACGCATTCGAACACATCGGTTTGCCTCAAATTCACCAATGCGCAGATCGAGGACGGGGCCGCATTTGCCAAAGCTGTGGCAAAACGGCTCGCGGATGAAGGTGTTGCGCTCGACATCGGCGCTTACCGCGATGCACCTGCAGGCCTGCGCATCTGGTGTGGAGGAACGGTCGAAACCCAAGACATCGAAGCAATGTTGCCTTGGCTCGCCTGGGCTTTCGAATCCGAAATCGCATCCTGA
- the serA gene encoding phosphoglycerate dehydrogenase yields MAPIVLISDKLSEAAVQIFRDRGIDVDFQPEIGKDKEKLAAIIGDYDGLAIRSATKVTQKIIDAATNLKVIGRAGIGTDNIDKDAASKKGVIVMNTPFGNMITTAEHAIAMMFAVARQIPEASASTHAGKWEKSKFMGVELTGKTLGVIGAGNIGGIVCDRARALKMKVLAYDPFLGDEKAKKMGVEKVELDGLLSRADFITLHVPITEQTANILSAEAIAKTKPGVRIINCARGGLVDEDALAEALKSGHVAGAAFDVFAKEPANENPLFHLPNVVCTPHLGAATTEAQENVALQVADQMSDYLLTGAVTNALNMPSVTAEEAKVMGPWVKLSGHLGSFIGQMTDEPIKAINILYDGAVAEMNLEALNCSVIAGIMKMVNPDVNMVSAPFIAKERGIQISTTNQDKSGAFDGYVKVTVVTAKRERSVAGTVFSDDKPRFIQIKGINIDAEIGEHMLYTTNEDVPGIIGTLGQTMGDNGVNIANFTLGRNVAGGEAIALLYVDDAVPAEARAKLAETGMFTQIKPLQFDVA; encoded by the coding sequence ATGGCCCCCATAGTACTCATCTCCGACAAACTCTCCGAAGCGGCCGTACAGATCTTCCGTGACCGCGGTATTGATGTCGATTTCCAACCCGAAATCGGCAAGGATAAGGAAAAACTGGCCGCCATTATCGGGGACTATGACGGCCTGGCGATCCGGTCGGCCACCAAAGTCACCCAAAAAATCATTGATGCGGCAACCAACCTTAAGGTCATCGGCCGTGCAGGCATTGGCACCGACAATATCGACAAGGACGCTGCATCGAAAAAGGGCGTGATCGTCATGAACACGCCTTTCGGCAACATGATCACAACGGCGGAACACGCGATTGCGATGATGTTTGCCGTCGCGCGCCAGATCCCGGAGGCCTCCGCGTCCACCCACGCCGGTAAGTGGGAAAAATCCAAATTCATGGGTGTTGAACTCACCGGTAAAACACTGGGCGTCATTGGTGCCGGCAACATTGGCGGTATCGTTTGTGACCGCGCCCGTGCACTGAAAATGAAAGTTCTGGCTTATGATCCGTTTTTAGGTGACGAAAAAGCTAAGAAAATGGGCGTTGAAAAGGTTGAGCTCGATGGCCTTTTGAGCCGTGCTGATTTCATCACGTTACATGTGCCAATTACGGAGCAAACCGCGAATATCCTGAGTGCTGAGGCCATTGCCAAAACCAAACCCGGCGTGCGCATCATCAATTGCGCGCGGGGTGGATTGGTTGACGAAGACGCGCTCGCAGAAGCCCTGAAATCGGGCCATGTGGCCGGTGCCGCCTTTGATGTTTTTGCCAAGGAGCCTGCCAACGAAAACCCTCTGTTTCACTTGCCAAATGTTGTGTGTACGCCGCATTTGGGGGCCGCAACGACAGAAGCGCAGGAAAACGTGGCCCTTCAGGTGGCGGATCAGATGTCGGATTACCTGTTGACTGGCGCCGTGACCAACGCGCTGAACATGCCATCCGTCACCGCCGAAGAGGCCAAGGTCATGGGACCTTGGGTGAAACTGTCCGGGCATCTGGGCAGTTTCATTGGCCAAATGACCGATGAACCAATAAAAGCCATCAATATCCTGTATGACGGCGCCGTGGCCGAAATGAACCTGGAGGCGCTCAATTGCAGCGTAATCGCCGGTATCATGAAAATGGTAAATCCGGATGTGAACATGGTATCAGCGCCGTTTATCGCAAAAGAACGTGGCATCCAAATCTCCACAACCAATCAGGACAAATCCGGCGCTTTCGATGGCTATGTCAAGGTGACGGTGGTAACGGCCAAGCGCGAGCGATCAGTGGCTGGGACGGTTTTTTCTGATGACAAACCCCGTTTCATTCAGATCAAAGGCATCAATATAGACGCCGAAATCGGTGAGCATATGTTGTATACCACCAACGAGGATGTGCCGGGTATCATTGGCACACTCGGTCAGACGATGGGCGATAATGGCGTCAATATTGCCAACTTTACCCTTGGTCGCAATGTGGCGGGCGGCGAGGCGATTGCATTACTTTATGTGGATGACGCCGTTCCCGCGGAAGCGCGCGCGAAACTCGCCGAAACCGGTATGTTTACACAGATCAAACCGCTGCAATTTGACGTGGCGTGA
- a CDS encoding metallophosphoesterase family protein, which translates to MRTPIYAIGDIHGQIDELHRVLGLIEADGGPDAKVVFVGDYVDRGENSRAVLQFLIDAQKARCNWVMIKGNHDRYLERFLDDMTILDPATRPDLFWFNPRLGGDKTMASYGVVAKEGMPVDLIHAAAIKAVPQDHRDFLAALPLMHKTDDLLFVHAGIRPKVPLDKQVEEDLIWIRQPFLDYHRSHGPLVVHGHTALDYPEHYGNRVNLDAGAGYFRPLHAAVFEGRDCWLLSDAGRKPLRP; encoded by the coding sequence ATGCGCACACCGATCTACGCCATCGGCGATATTCATGGTCAGATTGACGAACTTCACCGAGTCCTGGGGCTGATCGAAGCGGACGGTGGCCCGGATGCTAAAGTTGTTTTTGTTGGCGATTATGTGGATCGTGGGGAAAACAGCCGCGCGGTGTTGCAGTTTTTGATCGATGCGCAGAAAGCCAGATGTAACTGGGTCATGATCAAGGGAAATCATGACCGTTACCTTGAGCGTTTTCTGGATGACATGACGATCCTCGACCCAGCCACCCGGCCGGATCTTTTTTGGTTTAACCCCCGTTTAGGGGGCGACAAGACGATGGCCTCCTATGGGGTAGTAGCGAAAGAAGGAATGCCTGTTGATCTCATCCATGCCGCTGCCATCAAAGCGGTTCCGCAAGACCATCGAGACTTTCTGGCGGCGTTGCCATTAATGCACAAGACGGATGATCTGTTGTTTGTTCATGCTGGTATTCGACCGAAGGTGCCGTTGGACAAACAGGTTGAAGAAGACCTGATCTGGATCAGGCAACCATTTCTGGATTATCACCGATCACACGGACCGCTGGTTGTACATGGCCATACCGCTTTGGATTACCCAGAACACTATGGAAACCGCGTAAATCTTGATGCGGGGGCCGGGTATTTTAGACCCTTGCATGCCGCGGTTTTTGAGGGCCGCGATTGTTGGCTGTTGTCAGATGCGGGGCGTAAACCTTTGAGGCCTTAG